A window of the Odocoileus virginianus isolate 20LAN1187 ecotype Illinois chromosome 20, Ovbor_1.2, whole genome shotgun sequence genome harbors these coding sequences:
- the MLYCD gene encoding malonyl-CoA decarboxylase, mitochondrial, with amino-acid sequence MRVLRPILSAGRLLRLRLPPRQPQPPGRRLSCGRPAAAGALERAMDELLHRAVPAMPAYELREKTPARAENQCADFVSFYGGLAETAERAELLGRLARGFGVDHSQVAEQSAGVLQLRQQPREPAVLLQAEDRLRYALVPRYRSLFHHISKMEGGVRFLVRLRADLLEAQALKLVEGPHVREMNGVLKNMLSEWFSSGFLNLERVTWHSPCEVLQRISEAEAVHPVKTWMDLKRRVGPYRRCYFFSHCSTPGEPLIVLHVALTSEISSSIQTIIVKECPPSETEERNKITTAIFYSLSLTQQGLQGVELGAFLIKRVVKELQKELPQLGAFSSLSPIPGFTKWLLGLLKSKAKEHGRSGLLTDCESQEIAELTGGPALETLQTLLSSGEWAQSERLARALQAPLMRLCAWYLYGEKHRGYALNPVAHFHLQNGAVLWRINWLADVSLKGVTGACGLMVNYRYFLEDTAANSTAYLGCKSIKASEQVLSLVAQFQKNSKL; translated from the exons ATGCGAGTCCTCAGGCCAATCCTGTCTGCCGGGCGCCTCCTCCGGCTGCGGCTACCCCCGCGGCAGCCGCAGCCGCCAGGACGCCGGCTGTCCTGCGGGCGGCCGGCGGCGGCCGGCGCCCTGGAGCGGGCCATGGACGAGCTGCTGCACCGCGCCGTGCCCGCGATGCCGGCCTATGAGCTGCGCGAGAAGACGCCGGCGCGGGCGGAGAACCAGTGTGCGGACTTCGTGAGCTTCTACGGCGGCCTGGCTGAGACGGCCGAGCGCGCCGAGCTGCTGGGCCGCCTGGCGCGCGGCTTCGGCGTGGACCACAGCCAGGTGGCCGAGCAGAGCGCCGGCGTGCTCCAGCTGCGCCAGCAGCCGCGGGAGCCAGCCGTGCTGCTGCAGGCCGAGGACCGGCTCCGCTACGCGCTAGTGCCGCGCTACCGCAGCCTCTTCCACCACATCAGCAAGATGGAGGGCGGCGTGCGCTTCCTGGTGCGGCTGCGAGCCGACCTGCTCGAGGCGCAAGCCCTCAAGCTTGTGGAGGGGCCGCACGTCCGG GAAATGAACGGGGTGCTGAAAAACATGCTCTCGGAGTGGTTTTCCTCAGGGTTCCTGAACCTGGAGCGGGTCACCTGGCATTCACCATGCGAAGTGCTCCAGAGAATCAGCGA GGCTGAGGCCGTGCACCCCGTGAAAACCTGGATGGACTTGAAGCGGCGCGTGGGGCCCTACCGGAGGTGCTACTTCTTCTCCCACTGCTCGACGCCAGGGGAGCCCCTGATCGTCCTGCACGTGGCCCTGACCAGCGAGATCTCCAGCAGCATCCAG ACGATCATAGTGAAGGAGTGCCCCCCGTCGGAGACAGAAGAGCGGAACAAGATCACCACAGCCATCTTCTACTCGCTGAGCCTGACCCAACAGGGGCTGCAGGGCGTGGAGCTGGGCGCCTTCCTCATCAAGCGGGTGGTGAAGGAGCTGCAG AAGGAGCTCCCCCAGCTGGGCGCCTTCTCCAGCCTGTCTCCCATCCCCGGCTTCACCAAGTGGCTCCTGGGGCTGCTCAAGTCCAAAGCCAAGGAGCATGGGCGGAGCGGACTGCTGACGGACTGCGAGAGTCAGGAGATCGCCGAGCTCACGGGCGGCCCCGCGCTCGAGACGCTGCAGACGCTGCTGAGCAGCGGCGAGTGGGCGCAGTCGGAGCGGCTGGCGCGGGCGCTGCAGGCCCCGCTGATGCGGCTGTGCGCCTGGTACCTGTACGGGGAGAAGCACCGCGGCTACGCGCTCAACCCCGTGGCCCACTTCCACCTGCAGAACGGCGCCGTGCTCTGGCGCATCAACTGGCTGGCCGACGTCAGCCTCAAGGGCGTCACGGGCGCCTGCGGCCTCATGGTCAACTACCGCTACTTCCTGGAGGACACGGCCGCCAACAGCACCGCCTACCTCGGCTGCAAGAGCATCAAGGCCTCCGAGCAGGTCCTCAGCCTGGTGGCCCAATTCCAGAAGAACAGCAAACTCTAG